From the genome of Segatella hominis, one region includes:
- a CDS encoding efflux RND transporter permease subunit: MSFTNFIKRPVLSTVVSIFFVLLGIIGLVSLPIEQYPNIAPPTISVSTTYQGADAQTVLNSVIAPLEESINGVENMTYMTSSASNSGYASITVYFKQGSDPDMAAVNVQNRVSQAQSLLPAEVTRVGVTVTKRQSSNVMMFALTTDDGRYDDQFVTNYALINVIPQLKRINGVGDVQSPSTRNYSMRIWLKPEKMKEFGLVPSDISQALAEQNIEAAPGSFGESSDMQYEYTLRYKGRLKTPIEYENILIKSNTSGQTLRLGEVAKIELGGLQYNVNLLNDGQPAVMGMVQQIAGSNATQIASDVKKTLDELEKSYPPGLKNVILMDVTEFLFASIEEVIFTLIITLVLVFIVVYIFLQDFRSTLIPMIAVPVALIGTFLFLWIFGFSINLLTLSALLLAIAIVVDDAIVVVEAVHAKLDQGYKSALTASIDAMNEISSAIISITLVMSAVFVPVSFIGGTSGYFYREFGVTMAVSIVISAINALTLSPALCAVLLKPHEEGHEKKMSFVDRFHAGFNYQFEKITNKYKGGVKWVINHGIIAGSLVAVSIVGLVALMGTTKTGLVPDEDTGTIFACISTAPGTSQERTAEVVKQVDKMLANNPAIATRNAIMGYSFIGGAGSNQGTIIVKLKPFEERPGGFFHRIKEACTGGGIEALFVNPMEYTSVLGMIYKQTAAIKDAQVLAFAPPMISGFSVQNGITMTMQDKTGGDLNKFYDNVKKFLAELNKRPEIQTAQTQYNPNYPQYMVDVDVAKTKQAGISPSSVLSVMQGYLGGLYASNFNAYGKLYRVMIQAGPENRMKPDDLNKIYVRCADGTMSPVSEFVNLKKIYGPSNITRFNLFTSMDVSVTPNSGYSTGDGMKAIAEVAKQTLPEGYGYEYSGLTRSEAESSNSTGLIFALCIVFVYLILSAQYESYILPLSVVLSIPFGLAGSFIFTNLFGHSNDIYMQISLIMLIGLLAKNAILIVQFALERRRTGMAIKYSAILGAGARLRPILMTSLAMVIGLLPLMFASGVGKNGNQTLGAAAVGGMLIGTICQIFVVPALFAVFQWLQEKLTPMKFEDELNEEVAAELEQYANAAHQKKGVEKK; this comes from the coding sequence ATGTCATTTACAAACTTTATAAAGCGCCCAGTACTTTCGACGGTGGTTTCCATCTTCTTCGTCTTGCTGGGTATCATCGGCTTGGTATCGCTGCCTATCGAGCAGTATCCGAATATCGCGCCGCCTACCATCTCGGTATCTACTACCTATCAGGGTGCTGATGCCCAGACGGTGTTGAACTCTGTCATCGCTCCTCTGGAGGAGAGTATCAACGGTGTGGAGAACATGACCTACATGACCTCTTCTGCGTCTAACTCTGGTTATGCCAGCATCACCGTTTACTTCAAGCAGGGTTCTGACCCAGATATGGCTGCGGTCAATGTACAGAACCGTGTATCTCAGGCGCAGTCTCTGTTGCCAGCCGAGGTTACCAGGGTGGGTGTCACCGTAACCAAGCGTCAGAGTTCTAACGTCATGATGTTCGCTCTGACCACAGACGATGGCCGTTACGACGACCAGTTTGTTACCAACTACGCCCTGATCAACGTCATTCCTCAGTTGAAGCGTATCAATGGTGTGGGTGATGTACAGAGCCCTTCTACCCGTAACTACTCTATGCGTATCTGGTTGAAGCCAGAGAAGATGAAGGAGTTCGGACTGGTTCCTTCTGATATTTCTCAGGCTCTGGCAGAGCAGAATATCGAGGCTGCCCCTGGTAGCTTTGGTGAGAGCTCTGATATGCAGTATGAATATACCTTGCGTTACAAGGGTCGTTTGAAGACTCCTATTGAGTATGAGAATATCCTCATCAAGAGCAACACTTCCGGTCAGACTCTCCGTCTGGGCGAAGTTGCCAAGATTGAGTTGGGTGGTTTGCAGTATAACGTTAACCTGCTCAACGATGGTCAGCCTGCCGTGATGGGTATGGTCCAGCAGATTGCCGGTTCCAACGCTACCCAGATTGCCAGCGACGTAAAGAAGACGTTGGATGAACTGGAGAAGAGTTATCCTCCAGGGTTGAAGAATGTCATCCTGATGGATGTTACCGAGTTCTTGTTCGCATCTATCGAGGAGGTTATCTTCACCTTGATCATCACCCTGGTACTGGTGTTCATCGTAGTGTATATCTTCTTGCAGGACTTCCGTTCTACGCTGATTCCTATGATTGCCGTACCTGTGGCTTTGATTGGTACGTTCCTCTTCCTCTGGATCTTCGGATTCTCCATCAACCTGCTTACGCTGTCAGCCCTGCTGCTGGCTATTGCGATTGTGGTCGATGATGCCATTGTGGTGGTCGAGGCGGTTCACGCCAAGCTCGACCAGGGCTACAAGAGTGCCCTTACTGCATCTATCGATGCGATGAACGAAATTTCCAGCGCCATCATCTCTATTACATTGGTGATGTCTGCCGTGTTCGTTCCTGTATCATTCATCGGTGGTACTTCCGGTTACTTCTACCGTGAGTTCGGTGTAACCATGGCTGTATCTATCGTTATTTCGGCTATCAATGCGTTGACTCTGTCTCCTGCACTTTGTGCCGTGCTGCTGAAGCCACACGAGGAGGGTCACGAGAAGAAGATGTCTTTCGTGGACCGTTTCCACGCAGGATTCAACTATCAGTTTGAGAAGATTACCAATAAGTATAAGGGTGGTGTCAAGTGGGTTATCAACCACGGCATTATCGCTGGTAGCCTCGTGGCTGTCAGCATCGTAGGTCTGGTTGCCCTGATGGGTACTACCAAGACGGGGCTGGTGCCAGATGAGGATACCGGTACTATCTTCGCTTGTATCTCTACAGCTCCTGGTACCTCTCAGGAACGTACTGCAGAGGTGGTAAAGCAGGTAGATAAGATGCTGGCCAACAACCCAGCCATCGCAACCCGTAACGCCATTATGGGTTATAGCTTTATCGGTGGTGCCGGTTCTAACCAGGGTACCATCATCGTGAAGCTGAAGCCATTCGAGGAGCGTCCGGGTGGATTCTTCCACCGTATCAAGGAGGCTTGTACCGGTGGCGGTATTGAGGCATTGTTTGTCAACCCAATGGAATACACTTCTGTGTTGGGTATGATCTACAAGCAGACTGCTGCCATCAAGGATGCACAGGTTCTTGCCTTCGCTCCACCTATGATTTCCGGTTTCTCTGTACAGAATGGTATCACCATGACCATGCAGGATAAGACTGGTGGTGACTTGAACAAGTTCTATGATAATGTGAAGAAGTTCCTGGCTGAGTTGAACAAGCGCCCTGAGATTCAGACCGCCCAGACTCAGTATAACCCTAATTATCCACAATATATGGTAGATGTAGATGTTGCCAAGACCAAGCAGGCTGGCATCTCTCCATCTTCAGTATTGTCTGTAATGCAGGGTTACCTCGGTGGTCTCTACGCATCTAACTTCAATGCCTACGGTAAGCTCTACCGTGTCATGATTCAGGCTGGTCCTGAAAATCGTATGAAACCAGACGATTTGAATAAGATTTACGTTCGTTGTGCTGATGGTACCATGTCTCCAGTAAGCGAGTTCGTAAACCTGAAGAAGATTTATGGTCCATCTAACATCACACGATTCAACCTGTTTACCTCTATGGATGTATCTGTAACTCCTAACAGCGGTTACTCTACTGGTGACGGTATGAAGGCGATTGCTGAGGTTGCCAAGCAGACATTGCCAGAAGGCTATGGTTATGAGTACTCTGGTTTGACCCGTTCTGAGGCTGAATCCAGCAACTCTACAGGTTTGATCTTCGCACTCTGTATCGTATTCGTTTACCTGATCTTGAGTGCCCAGTACGAGAGTTACATCTTGCCATTGTCTGTAGTATTGTCTATCCCATTCGGTTTGGCAGGTTCGTTCATCTTCACCAACCTCTTCGGTCACTCTAACGATATCTACATGCAGATTTCGTTGATTATGTTGATCGGTCTGTTGGCAAAGAACGCCATCCTGATTGTACAGTTCGCCCTCGAGCGTCGTCGTACGGGTATGGCTATCAAGTACTCAGCTATCTTAGGTGCCGGTGCCCGTCTCCGTCCTATCCTGATGACCTCTCTGGCGATGGTTATCGGTCTGTTGCCTCTGATGTTCGCATCAGGTGTAGGTAAGAATGGTAACCAGACTCTGGGTGCTGCCGCAGTAGGTGGTATGTTAATCGGTACTATCTGTCAGATCTTCGTGGTTCCTGCTCTCTTCGCAGTCTTCCAGTGGTTGCAGGAGAAGTTGACCCCAATGAAGTTCGAGGATGAGTTGAACGAGGAGGTAGCTGCCGAGTTGGAGCAGTATGCCAACGCAGCTCATCAGAAGAAGGGTGTCGAGAAGAAGTAA
- a CDS encoding efflux transporter outer membrane subunit — protein sequence MKKNLNIIILGLAALSLSSCKTLYGKYERPDVKTSGIVRDVASATDTLAVKDTTTFANIPWRSVFTDPQLQSIIEKGLNNNVNLLNAALNVKMAEEQLKCAKLAFVPALSFSPQGTIASWDGNAATKTYSLPVTASWMVDLFGNLLSQKRSAQMALLQLKDYQVSVKTNLIANIANMYYTLLMLDKQVELVNNMEGLTKDTWETMKVLKDTKIGYRGTSVQAAESNYYAVLTQKTDLMRQIRETENSLSLLIGDQAHAIARGKLENQNLPATFSTGVGIQLLNNRADVHAAEMNLAQCFYGVETARSKFYPSITISGTGAFTNSAGAGIVNPGKWLLSAVGSLVQPIFQNGRIIAGLKVAKMQYEQAYNTWQDAVLKAGSEVSNALVLYNYSDEKSKVEAKRITVLEQNVEDTRKLMSEAGGSYLEVIQAQSSLLNVQLSKVADDFYKMQAVVNLYYALGGGAK from the coding sequence ATGAAAAAGAATTTAAATATCATCATATTGGGTCTCGCAGCGCTCTCCCTGAGCAGCTGCAAGACTCTCTACGGAAAGTATGAGCGTCCCGATGTGAAGACCAGCGGTATCGTTCGCGATGTAGCTTCTGCTACAGATACATTGGCTGTAAAGGATACTACTACCTTCGCCAATATCCCTTGGCGCAGTGTCTTTACCGATCCTCAGCTCCAGTCAATCATTGAGAAGGGATTGAACAACAATGTCAACCTCCTCAATGCGGCTTTGAACGTGAAGATGGCAGAAGAGCAGCTGAAGTGTGCTAAGTTGGCATTCGTGCCTGCCTTGTCTTTCTCTCCTCAGGGAACCATCGCTTCTTGGGATGGCAACGCTGCTACCAAGACTTACAGCTTGCCTGTAACTGCCAGTTGGATGGTTGACCTCTTCGGCAACCTGCTCTCTCAGAAGCGCAGTGCTCAGATGGCTCTTCTTCAGTTGAAGGATTATCAGGTATCTGTAAAGACCAACCTCATCGCCAACATCGCCAATATGTATTATACTTTGTTGATGCTCGACAAGCAGGTGGAACTGGTTAACAATATGGAAGGTTTGACCAAGGATACTTGGGAGACGATGAAGGTATTGAAGGATACCAAGATTGGTTATCGTGGTACTTCTGTTCAGGCTGCCGAGAGTAATTACTATGCTGTGTTGACTCAGAAGACCGACCTGATGCGTCAGATTCGTGAGACAGAGAACTCCCTGAGTCTTCTCATCGGCGACCAGGCTCATGCTATCGCCCGTGGCAAGCTGGAGAATCAGAATCTTCCTGCAACATTCTCTACAGGTGTAGGCATCCAGTTGCTCAACAACCGTGCCGATGTTCACGCAGCCGAGATGAACTTAGCTCAATGTTTCTATGGCGTAGAGACAGCCCGCAGCAAGTTCTATCCATCTATCACCATTTCTGGTACAGGTGCATTCACCAACTCCGCTGGCGCAGGCATCGTGAACCCTGGTAAGTGGTTGCTTTCTGCAGTTGGCTCATTGGTTCAGCCTATCTTCCAGAATGGTAGAATCATCGCAGGATTGAAAGTGGCTAAGATGCAGTATGAACAGGCTTACAATACTTGGCAGGATGCCGTACTGAAGGCTGGTAGCGAAGTAAGTAATGCCCTCGTGCTCTACAACTATTCTGATGAGAAGAGTAAGGTGGAGGCTAAGCGCATCACCGTACTCGAGCAGAATGTAGAGGACACACGTAAGTTGATGTCAGAGGCTGGTGGTTCTTACCTTGAGGTAATCCAGGCACAGTCTTCGCTGCTCAACGTACAACTTTCTAAGGTAGCTGATGACTTCTACAAGATGCAGGCAGTAGTAAATCTCTACTATGCATTGGGTGGAGGTGCTAAGTAA
- the lpxA gene encoding acyl-ACP--UDP-N-acetylglucosamine O-acyltransferase, translating to MASIISPKAEVSPKAKIGDNCKIYPFAYIEDDVVIGDNCTIYPFVSIMNGTRMGNNNKVFQAAVIAALPQDFNFTGEESEVVIGDNNTIRENVVINRGTHKGGKTVLGNNNFLMEGAHISHDTVIGNGCVFGYGTKIAGDCAIGNGVIYSTSVVENAKTRVGDLAMIQAGTTFSKDIPPYIIAGGKPVKYAGPNTIIMEAAEVTEKVRKHIANAYRLVFHGQTSLFDAINQIKDQVPDGPEIQNIIQFLESSEKGVITKM from the coding sequence ATGGCTAGTATAATAAGTCCAAAGGCAGAGGTTTCTCCAAAAGCTAAGATTGGAGACAACTGCAAGATCTATCCATTCGCCTATATTGAGGACGATGTGGTCATCGGCGACAACTGTACCATCTATCCATTTGTGAGTATCATGAACGGTACTCGCATGGGTAATAATAATAAGGTATTCCAGGCAGCCGTTATCGCTGCCCTCCCACAGGATTTCAACTTTACCGGTGAGGAGAGTGAGGTAGTGATTGGCGACAACAATACCATCCGTGAGAATGTGGTTATTAACCGTGGTACTCACAAGGGTGGCAAGACCGTTCTGGGCAACAACAACTTCCTGATGGAAGGTGCCCATATCTCTCACGATACCGTAATCGGCAACGGTTGCGTATTTGGTTATGGTACCAAGATTGCAGGCGACTGCGCGATTGGTAACGGTGTGATCTACTCAACATCTGTAGTAGAGAATGCCAAGACCCGAGTAGGCGATTTGGCAATGATTCAGGCAGGAACTACCTTCTCTAAGGATATTCCTCCTTATATCATTGCTGGTGGTAAACCTGTGAAATATGCAGGCCCTAACACCATCATCATGGAGGCTGCTGAAGTTACCGAGAAGGTTCGCAAGCATATTGCGAATGCCTACCGATTGGTATTCCATGGTCAGACATCCCTCTTTGATGCCATCAACCAGATCAAGGATCAGGTGCCAGATGGTCCGGAGATTCAGAATATTATCCAGTTCCTGGAGAGTTCTGAGAAGGGTGTTATCACCAAGATGTAA